From the genome of Triticum aestivum cultivar Chinese Spring chromosome 3B, IWGSC CS RefSeq v2.1, whole genome shotgun sequence, one region includes:
- the LOC123070722 gene encoding skin secretory protein xP2 produces MAMATAFVACCLLVASGASARSLVADGGNFGSRKDYPPGNTGPNHSPSPTPCNHDSHGTTPCSPAPPQGGGGGYYPPTPSVGTSPTTPGGDYNPPSPSTGAAPTTPGGEDAPPAPSSDTSPTNPGGGYYPPTPSSGCGTAPTTPGTGNCLPSPSTGTAPTTPGGQDAPPAPSSDTSPTTPGGGYYPPTPSSGTAPTTPGTGDSPPAPSSDTSPTTPDGGYYPPTPSTGTAPTTPGTGDCPPSPSAGTSPSTPGGGDYPPSPASGTAPTTPGGGNCPPSSSAGTSPTAPGGGYYPPSPASGTAPTTPGGGNCPPSPSAGTSPTTPGGSYYPPSPSTGTDPNTPGGGGYPPSPTTPGGGDYPPSPTTPGVADCPPTPSTGTSPSTPGGGGYYPPSPSTGTDPNTPGGGCPSTGTSPTPCIGTTPPSGTTPTPNVPLPPSTPTPFDPNTPPYSPLVPTPPTSTPTPFDPNTPPFSTGPYGYWMSHPGVIWGLFGYWCPLVRLFGPSAAVPFGHDLTVPEALANTRADGVGALYREGTASLLNSMVSSGFPFTTAQVKDAFGAALSSGDDRAAAAQAQLFKMANEGLAKH; encoded by the exons atggcgatggctACCGCGTTCGTGGCTTGCTGTCTGCTCGTGGCGTCCGGCGCTTCGGCGCGAAGTCTCGTCGCCGACGGCGGGAACTTCGGTAGCCGCAAGGACTACCCTCCTGGCAACACCGGCCCAAACCACTCACCAAGCCCCACGCCCTGCAATC ATGATTCCCACGGGACGACGCCCTGCTCGCCGGCGCCACCGCAAGGAGGTGGAGGAGGGTACTACCCGCCCACACCATCCGTCGGTACCTCCCCGACCACCCCTGGTGGAGACTACAACCCGCCCTCGCCGTCGACAGGCGCCGCCCCTACTACGCCTGGTGGCGAGGACGCCCCGCCCGCGCCGTCCAGTGACACCTCTCCGACCAACCCTGGCGGAGGCTACTACCCGCCCACTCCGTCCAGCGGCTGCGGCACTGCCCCAACCACGCCTGGGACTGGAAACTGCCTGCCCTCGCCGTCGACAGGCACTGCCCCTACTACGCCTGGTGGCCAGGATGCCCCGCCCGCGCCGTCTAGTGACACCTCTCCGACCACCCCTGGTGGAGGCTACTACCCGCCAACTCCGTCCAGCGGCACTGCACCAACCACGCCTGGGACTGGAGACTCCCCGCCCGCGCCGTCCAGTGACACCTCTCCGACTACCCCTGATGGAGGCTACTACCCGCCCACTCCGTCCACCGGCACTGCCCCAACCACGCCTGGGACTGGAGACTGCCCGCCCTCACCGTCCGCCGGCACCTCTCCTAGCACCCCTGGCGGTGGTGACTACCCGCCCTCGCCAGCCAGCGGCACTGCGCCTACCACGCCTGGTGGCGGGAACTGCCCTCCCTCGTCGTCCGCGGGCACCTCACCGACCGCACCTGGCGGTGGCTACTACCCGCCCTCGCCAGCCAGCGGCACTGCGCCTACCACGCCTGGTGGCGGAAATTGCCCACCATCGCCGTCCGCCGGCACCTCTCCGACCACACCTGGTGGCAGCTACTACCCACCCTCACCATCAACCGGCACTGACCCGAACACGCCTGGTGGCGGCGGCTACCCACCGTCCCCAACAACGCCGGGTGGCGGTGACTACCCGCCATCCCCGACCACTCCTGGTGTCGCCGACTGTCCGCCAACCCCGTCCACCGGCACCTCGCCGAGCACCCCTGGTGGTGGTGGCTACTACCCACCCTCGCCATCCACTGGCACTGACCCAAACACGCCTGGTGGCGGCTGCCCGTCCACGGGCACCTCGCCGACGCCTTGCATTGGCACAACTCCTCCCTCGGGCACTACGCCGACTCCAAACGTACCGTTGCCTCCAAGCACTCCCACGCCGTTCGACCCAAACACCCCACCCTACTCCCCGCTGGTGCcgacgccgccgacgagcacccccacGCCATTTGACCCAAACACCCCACCGTTCTCCACCGGCCCTTACGG TTACTGGATGTCGCACCCGGGCGTGATATGGGGCCTGTTCGGATACTGGTGCCCGCTGGTGCGGCTGTTCGGCCCGAGCGCCGCGGTGCCGTTCGGGCACGACCTGACCGTGCCGGAGGCGCTGGCCAACACGCGCGCCGACGGCGTGGGCGCGCTCTACCGCGAGGGCACGGCGTCGCTGCTCAACTCCATGGTCAGCAGCGGGTTCCCATTCACCACGGCGCAGGTGAAGGACGCGTTCGGCGCCGCGCTCAGCTCCGGCGacgatcgcgccgccgccgcgcaggcGCAGCTCTTCAAGATGGCAAACGAGGGGCTTGCCAAGCACTAG